In Marinobacter antarcticus, one genomic interval encodes:
- the mutL gene encoding DNA mismatch repair endonuclease MutL yields MPSIRLLSPRLANQIAAGEVVERPASVVKELVENALDAGADRVYVEVEQGGVKLIRVRDDGSGIAESDLPLALSRHATSKIASLDDLEAVASLGFRGEALASISSVSRLALTSRTEGQEAASRVEVEGRDMDARISPAAHPVGTTVEVRDLFFNTPARRKFLRTEKTEFNHVEECVRRQALSRFDAGFTLRHNQRVVQNLRPAESMQDRERRIGALCGQKFIDNAVVIDAEATGLRLWGWVALPTFSRSQSDLQYFFVNGRVIRDRLVAHAVRQAYRDVLYNNRHPAFVLYLEVDPATVDVNVHPTKHEVRFRDGRLVHDFIFRTLHKALADVRPDDHFRGAVAQSFGREVSGPGESPAARSAAPHQSWNGQPAMPSADSHAPGAGFGGQVAPQQEWRASDQMAFYQSLGGGGVTARQEPAPSMDHPVNADGHEEPPLGYAIAQLHGIYILAQSSVGMIVVDMHAAHERITYERMKRALAEQDLKSQPLLVPLSLAVSQKEAALAETHGEDLQQLGLQIERIGPETLAIRQVPALLRGADTEQLVRDVLSDLIEHGQSDRVEAVTHELLGTMACHGSVRANRQLTMPEMNSLLRDMEATERSGQCNHGRPTWTLVTLAELDKLFLRGR; encoded by the coding sequence ATGCCCTCCATCCGATTGCTCTCGCCGCGGCTGGCAAACCAGATTGCCGCGGGCGAGGTAGTTGAGCGCCCTGCATCCGTTGTCAAGGAACTGGTTGAAAACGCGCTCGATGCGGGCGCGGACCGCGTTTATGTTGAAGTGGAGCAGGGAGGCGTAAAGCTGATCCGGGTGCGTGACGACGGCAGTGGTATTGCTGAAAGCGACCTGCCTCTGGCGCTAAGCCGCCATGCCACCAGCAAAATTGCCAGCCTTGATGATCTTGAGGCCGTGGCTTCCCTCGGTTTCAGGGGTGAAGCTCTGGCCAGTATCAGTTCTGTGTCGCGCCTTGCGCTGACCTCCCGCACAGAAGGGCAAGAGGCAGCTTCCCGGGTAGAAGTTGAAGGTCGTGACATGGACGCTCGAATCTCGCCGGCTGCGCATCCTGTGGGCACCACCGTTGAAGTCCGGGATCTCTTTTTCAATACCCCGGCGCGGCGCAAGTTTCTCCGTACCGAAAAAACCGAATTCAACCACGTAGAAGAGTGTGTGCGGCGCCAGGCGCTTAGTCGGTTTGATGCAGGCTTTACTCTGCGTCACAACCAGCGGGTTGTTCAGAACCTCCGGCCTGCGGAATCCATGCAGGACAGAGAACGCCGCATTGGTGCCTTGTGCGGGCAGAAGTTTATCGACAATGCGGTGGTTATTGATGCGGAGGCCACAGGTTTGCGCCTGTGGGGCTGGGTGGCCTTGCCTACATTCTCTCGCAGCCAGTCCGATCTTCAGTATTTCTTTGTCAATGGCCGCGTAATCCGTGACCGGCTGGTTGCCCATGCCGTTCGCCAGGCCTACCGCGATGTGTTGTACAACAACCGCCACCCGGCGTTTGTTCTCTACCTTGAAGTCGATCCCGCCACGGTTGACGTGAACGTGCACCCGACTAAGCACGAAGTGCGCTTCCGCGATGGTCGTCTGGTGCATGATTTTATCTTCCGTACGCTGCACAAAGCTCTGGCTGATGTGCGGCCTGACGACCATTTCCGGGGCGCGGTGGCCCAGTCCTTCGGTCGCGAGGTCTCAGGGCCGGGAGAATCTCCGGCAGCCAGGTCAGCTGCTCCGCACCAGTCCTGGAACGGGCAGCCGGCGATGCCTTCCGCAGACAGTCATGCTCCGGGTGCTGGTTTTGGCGGGCAGGTAGCGCCGCAGCAGGAATGGCGGGCGAGCGATCAGATGGCGTTTTATCAGTCTCTCGGTGGCGGTGGTGTTACTGCCCGGCAAGAGCCTGCCCCATCGATGGATCACCCGGTCAACGCGGATGGTCATGAAGAGCCGCCTCTGGGTTATGCTATTGCCCAGTTGCACGGCATTTATATACTGGCCCAGAGCAGTGTCGGGATGATCGTAGTGGATATGCATGCGGCTCACGAACGTATTACCTACGAGCGAATGAAGCGCGCACTGGCAGAGCAGGATCTCAAAAGCCAACCGTTACTGGTGCCTCTGTCTCTTGCTGTCAGTCAGAAAGAGGCGGCGCTCGCTGAAACTCACGGAGAGGACCTGCAACAGCTTGGGCTGCAGATTGAGCGTATCGGGCCTGAGACGCTTGCAATCCGGCAGGTACCGGCGCTGCTGCGGGGAGCCGATACAGAGCAGCTCGTTCGGGATGTTTTATCTGATCTGATTGAGCACGGCCAGAGTGATCGGGTCGAAGCCGTTACCCACGAGCTTCTCGGGACCATGGCGTGTCATGGTTCGGTGCGGGCAAATCGCCAGCTAACCATGCCTGAAATGAACTCCCTGCTTCGGGACATGGAAGCGACAGAGCGCAGTGGTCAGTGTAACCATGGCCGCCCCACCTGGACGCTGGTTACACTGGCGGAGCTAGACAAGCTGTTCCTGCGGGGGCGCTAG
- the miaA gene encoding tRNA (adenosine(37)-N6)-dimethylallyltransferase MiaA: MGPTASGKTDLAMALCEQLPCDIISVDSAMIYCGMDIGTAKPTADELARAPHRLIDICDPSETYSAADFRRDALTEMERISAAGRIPLLVGGTMMYFKALLHGMSGLPSASPELRRTLEAEAEQLGWAALHAELQATDPVAAKLIHPNNHQRLLRALEVIRLTGRPISAFWEAQGSRPFRQEAGRKGIEDYTYFTQWQADETSSLPYTITQLAMVPPERRVLHDRIHQRFLNMLEAGLLDEVRTLMGRGDLNPDLPSMRCVGYRQAWSYLAGEHDYDAFVSKGAAATRQLAKRQLTWLRKWSDLNWLDSEDGFIVEAALKKVRFHTTFSSEY; this comes from the coding sequence ATGGGGCCCACGGCTTCAGGCAAGACGGATCTGGCCATGGCGCTTTGCGAGCAGCTGCCATGCGACATCATCAGCGTTGACTCGGCAATGATTTACTGTGGCATGGATATTGGTACGGCCAAACCCACTGCTGATGAACTGGCCCGCGCCCCCCATCGGTTGATTGATATCTGCGATCCGTCTGAAACCTATTCTGCTGCCGATTTTCGTCGGGATGCACTGACTGAAATGGAACGGATATCCGCTGCCGGGCGTATTCCTCTGCTTGTGGGCGGCACCATGATGTACTTCAAGGCATTGTTGCATGGTATGTCGGGGCTGCCGTCGGCCAGTCCGGAGCTACGCAGAACTCTTGAGGCGGAGGCAGAACAGCTTGGATGGGCTGCGCTGCATGCGGAACTGCAGGCAACCGATCCGGTAGCGGCAAAACTGATCCATCCGAATAATCATCAGCGCCTGTTAAGAGCTCTGGAAGTTATCCGCCTGACCGGGCGGCCGATTTCGGCTTTCTGGGAGGCGCAGGGCAGCCGGCCATTTCGCCAAGAGGCAGGCCGTAAGGGTATTGAGGATTACACTTATTTTACTCAATGGCAGGCAGACGAAACTTCATCGCTTCCGTATACTATAACGCAGCTTGCCATGGTGCCCCCGGAGAGGCGAGTGCTTCACGACAGGATTCACCAGCGCTTTCTGAATATGCTGGAAGCGGGGTTGCTGGATGAAGTCCGTACTCTGATGGGCAGAGGTGATCTGAACCCGGACCTCCCTTCCATGCGCTGTGTCGGTTATCGTCAGGCTTGGAGTTACTTGGCCGGCGAACATGATTATGACGCATTTGTAAGTAAGGGCGCCGCGGCCACTCGTCAGCTTGCCAAGCGGCAGCTCACCTGGCTTCGCAAGTGGTCTGATTTGAACTGGCTGGACAGCGAAGACGGGTTTATCGTTGAGGCAGCCTTGAAAAAAGTCAGGTTTCACACCACATTTAGCTCTGAATATTGA
- the hfq gene encoding RNA chaperone Hfq: protein MSKGHSLQDPYLNALRKERIPVSIFLVNGIKLQGQVESFDQFVILLKNTVSQMVYKHAISTVVPARNVRIPQQNPAEDGEPED from the coding sequence ATGTCAAAAGGGCACTCGTTACAAGACCCTTACCTCAATGCCTTACGCAAGGAACGCATTCCGGTTTCCATCTTTTTGGTTAACGGCATCAAACTGCAAGGGCAGGTAGAGTCTTTTGACCAATTTGTGATTTTGCTGAAAAACACTGTCAGCCAGATGGTCTACAAGCACGCAATTTCCACCGTTGTGCCTGCCCGGAATGTTCGCATTCCTCAGCAGAATCCGGCGGAAGATGGTGAGCCTGAAGACTGA
- the hflX gene encoding ribosome rescue GTPase HflX, producing MFERPDVGERAILVHIDFTSHDGSEDPDEFRELVSSAGVESVGVVTGSRKQPSPRLFVGEGKLEEIRDAVALHEADVVLFNHALKPSQERNIESELKCRVLDRTGVILDIFAQRARTHEGKLQVELAQLDHMSTRLVRGWTHLERQKGGIGLRGPGETQLETDRRLLRERIKSIHKRLEKVRRQRNQGRRARKRADIPTVSLVGYTNAGKSTLFNRITTSSVYAADKLFATLDPTIRRLELPDIGPVVMADTVGFIRHLPHKLVEAFRATLEETTEATILLHIVDSHDSRRDENIEQVEEVLAEIGADEVPVLQVFNKIDLLDNFTPRVERNEDGVPVRAWVSAVTGAGLDGLYDAIVERLAEDVVHHFVLLGPADGKLRALLHEAGSVLSEKHRETGDTVLETRLQHRDWLQLLSRAGMSEETVRLDNGQA from the coding sequence TTGTTTGAACGCCCGGATGTAGGTGAGCGAGCGATACTCGTCCACATCGATTTTACCTCCCATGACGGCTCTGAAGATCCGGATGAGTTCCGGGAGCTTGTGTCATCTGCCGGAGTTGAGTCGGTTGGAGTAGTGACCGGTTCCCGCAAACAGCCCAGCCCCAGACTGTTCGTGGGCGAAGGCAAGCTTGAGGAAATCCGCGATGCGGTGGCGCTGCATGAGGCAGATGTTGTTCTGTTTAATCATGCCCTCAAACCTAGTCAGGAACGGAATATCGAGAGTGAGCTAAAATGCCGCGTGCTCGATCGCACGGGTGTCATTCTGGATATTTTTGCTCAGCGCGCTCGCACGCATGAAGGCAAACTGCAGGTAGAGCTGGCCCAGTTGGACCACATGTCAACGCGCCTGGTTCGCGGTTGGACGCACCTTGAGCGTCAGAAAGGCGGTATTGGCCTGCGCGGCCCCGGTGAAACCCAGCTGGAAACCGACCGTAGGCTGTTGCGCGAACGCATCAAGTCCATCCACAAACGTCTCGAAAAGGTTCGTCGTCAGCGCAATCAGGGTCGTCGAGCGCGTAAGCGCGCTGATATTCCGACGGTATCTCTGGTAGGCTACACCAACGCTGGCAAGTCCACTCTGTTCAACCGGATTACCACTTCTTCCGTATACGCTGCAGATAAGTTGTTCGCAACTTTGGATCCGACGATCCGGCGCCTGGAACTTCCGGATATCGGGCCGGTCGTAATGGCAGATACCGTGGGCTTTATTCGGCATCTGCCGCATAAACTGGTTGAAGCATTCCGGGCAACCCTGGAAGAGACGACGGAAGCAACCATTCTGCTGCACATTGTTGACAGCCACGACAGCCGTCGTGATGAAAACATTGAGCAGGTTGAGGAAGTGCTGGCGGAAATCGGCGCCGATGAGGTACCTGTGCTTCAAGTGTTCAACAAAATAGACTTGTTGGACAATTTTACACCTCGGGTCGAGCGCAATGAGGATGGCGTGCCTGTTCGTGCCTGGGTCTCGGCCGTTACGGGTGCGGGCCTGGATGGTCTTTACGACGCCATCGTAGAGCGACTGGCTGAAGATGTTGTACACCATTTTGTTTTGCTCGGGCCTGCTGATGGCAAGCTCCGGGCGCTCCTGCACGAGGCTGGCTCGGTGCTAAGTGAAAAGCACCGGGAAACCGGAGACACGGTACTCGAAACCCGGCTGCAACACCGGGACTGGCTGCAGCTGCTGAGCCGTGCCGGCATGAGTGAAGAAACAGTGCGCCTGGATAACGGGCAAGCCTGA
- the hflK gene encoding FtsH protease activity modulator HflK has translation MAWNEPGGNRNDNDPWGNGGGRRGNDQGPPDLDEALKKGLDKLNKMLGGKGKKSGGDGGNSGGSSGVAGGFGAVLALGAILVVGYVIFQSFYTVNEQERAVVLRFGEYSKTESPGLRFKVPLIDDVTKVLVTSVRTAQSSGQMLTQDENLVTVDLQVQYRVGEARDYVLNVRDSNQALAFATDSALRHEVGSSSLDDVLTEGRAELAVRVEQRLQGFLEEYGTGLQIVRVNVESTQPPPAVQDAFREVQRAREDEQQVKEEAETYRNKVVPEARGQAQRMIEEASAYKEEVTERARGETARFLELLAVYQMAPTVTRERMYLQTLETVLSSSSKILVDTESSGNMMYLPLDRLTQGGGLPRSGNQSSGSDGQMDIQTVTDQVIKEIRTRQDTNTRRSR, from the coding sequence ATGGCCTGGAATGAACCGGGTGGAAACCGCAATGACAATGACCCCTGGGGAAATGGTGGTGGTCGTCGCGGTAATGATCAGGGACCACCAGACCTTGATGAGGCGCTGAAAAAAGGTCTCGACAAACTCAATAAAATGCTGGGTGGCAAAGGCAAGAAATCAGGTGGCGACGGCGGCAACAGTGGCGGTAGTTCAGGTGTGGCGGGCGGTTTTGGTGCCGTTCTCGCGCTGGGAGCCATTCTTGTCGTGGGCTACGTGATCTTTCAGTCGTTCTACACTGTGAACGAGCAGGAGCGCGCGGTAGTGCTGAGGTTTGGTGAGTATTCCAAGACAGAAAGCCCTGGCCTGAGATTCAAGGTGCCTCTGATTGATGACGTCACCAAGGTGCTGGTCACCAGCGTGAGAACCGCCCAATCCAGTGGCCAGATGCTGACTCAGGACGAAAACCTGGTCACGGTTGACCTGCAGGTGCAGTACCGTGTCGGCGAGGCTCGTGACTATGTGCTGAACGTCCGGGACTCCAACCAGGCTTTGGCATTTGCGACGGATAGTGCGCTGCGCCATGAGGTTGGCAGTTCGTCTCTGGATGATGTGCTCACGGAGGGGCGCGCAGAATTGGCCGTTCGTGTTGAGCAGCGGCTCCAGGGCTTCCTTGAGGAATATGGAACCGGTCTTCAAATTGTCCGGGTTAACGTTGAAAGCACCCAGCCGCCCCCAGCGGTACAGGACGCGTTCCGTGAGGTTCAGCGTGCCCGTGAGGACGAGCAGCAAGTGAAGGAAGAGGCGGAAACATACCGAAACAAGGTTGTTCCTGAAGCCCGCGGTCAAGCCCAACGCATGATTGAAGAGGCTAGCGCCTATAAGGAAGAAGTCACCGAGCGTGCCCGTGGTGAAACCGCCCGTTTCCTCGAGTTGCTGGCTGTGTATCAGATGGCACCGACGGTAACTCGTGAGCGTATGTACCTGCAGACCCTTGAGACTGTGCTTTCGAGCAGCAGCAAGATTCTTGTGGATACCGAAAGCAGCGGCAATATGATGTATCTGCCACTGGATCGCCTTACCCAGGGCGGCGGGTTGCCACGAAGCGGAAACCAGTCTTCCGGCAGCGACGGGCAGATGGATATCCAGACGGTCACGGATCAGGTTATCAAGGAAATTCGAACCCGGCAGGACACTAATACACGGAGGAGCAGATAA
- the hflC gene encoding protease modulator HflC, with amino-acid sequence MGSKSVAGLAGALIVVLLVLSSVFIIPETHRGVMLRFGELVETDVQAGIHFKVPVIDQVREFDIRLLTMDLPSRQYLTVEKKPLDVTSYIAWKIRDVDQFYRATGGDELRAQSLLLSRVDNGLRDEFGVRTMHEVVSGQRDELMSTLRERVNETSVKEFGIDVIDIRIKAIEFPGQVSEAVYRRMATEREKLAQEFRSRGRELAEGIRADADRQRTVTLAEAFASSETTRGEGDGEAARIYADAYGSNPEFYSFYRSLQAYRNTFSSKSDMMVIDANSEFMKFLKDSKGGS; translated from the coding sequence ATGGGATCTAAAAGTGTAGCGGGTCTTGCAGGCGCTCTTATCGTTGTTCTGCTGGTACTTTCGAGTGTCTTTATTATTCCTGAAACCCATCGTGGGGTCATGCTGAGGTTTGGTGAGTTGGTTGAGACCGACGTCCAGGCGGGCATTCACTTCAAGGTGCCGGTAATCGATCAGGTCAGGGAGTTTGATATCCGCCTGCTGACCATGGATTTGCCTTCGCGGCAGTATCTGACGGTTGAGAAGAAGCCGCTGGACGTCACCTCTTATATCGCCTGGAAGATCCGCGATGTGGATCAGTTCTACCGTGCTACAGGCGGGGATGAGTTACGCGCTCAGTCGCTATTGTTATCCCGAGTGGATAACGGCCTGCGGGATGAGTTTGGTGTTCGTACCATGCACGAAGTGGTTTCAGGTCAGCGGGATGAACTGATGAGCACCCTGCGTGAACGGGTTAACGAGACGTCGGTCAAGGAATTCGGTATTGATGTAATAGATATCCGGATCAAGGCCATCGAGTTCCCGGGGCAAGTCAGTGAGGCAGTCTATCGCCGGATGGCGACTGAGCGTGAGAAGCTGGCTCAGGAGTTCCGCTCTCGAGGGCGTGAGCTGGCCGAAGGTATCCGCGCAGATGCCGATCGTCAGAGAACTGTGACACTGGCGGAAGCATTCGCCTCCTCGGAAACAACCCGGGGTGAAGGCGACGGTGAAGCTGCCCGGATCTACGCAGATGCCTATGGCTCCAACCCGGAGTTCTACAGCTTCTACCGTAGCCTCCAGGCATATCGGAATACCTTCTCCAGCAAAAGCGACATGATGGTTATTGACGCCAACAGTGAATTCATGAAATTCCTGAAGGATTCAAAGGGCGGAAGCTAA
- a CDS encoding ATP phosphoribosyltransferase regulatory subunit, whose product MTVSDRWLLPDGVEDILPPLAGQIESLRRDVMDTCQRWGYQLVIPPLIEYLESLFTGTGHDLELQTFKLTDQLTGRMMGVRADMTPQAARIDAHTLGQEGITRLCYAGHVLHTRPKHMLTGRTPIQAGCELFGSASESADLEVISLMLEALRVAGLPHVHLDLAHVSIYESLIGEAEFDRDTSAAIFDAMARKSVPELDRLLGDCPAGSAGARLRELARVSGGPEALAEARRILSGASDNLSAALDQLGRVAEMLERDFPEVSFGFDFCELRGYNYHTGLVFAAYVPGHGDSVAKGGRYDAIGSDFGRARPATGFSLDIRALVTLGERSVSGSKAVWAPAGDDAALEQVVSELRMTETVVRALPEDSGVDPSTRGCDRKLVKQGDDWVVQTLS is encoded by the coding sequence ATGACAGTATCTGATCGCTGGTTACTGCCGGACGGGGTGGAGGATATCTTGCCGCCACTGGCCGGACAGATAGAGTCGCTGCGCCGGGATGTAATGGATACCTGCCAGCGCTGGGGCTACCAACTGGTAATCCCGCCGCTTATCGAATACCTCGAATCCCTGTTTACCGGAACCGGACACGACCTGGAGTTGCAGACCTTCAAGCTGACGGATCAGCTGACCGGGCGCATGATGGGTGTTCGTGCCGATATGACGCCCCAGGCTGCGCGCATTGACGCCCACACTCTGGGGCAGGAGGGTATTACGCGCCTGTGCTATGCCGGGCATGTACTTCATACCCGCCCTAAACATATGCTGACCGGGCGTACGCCGATTCAGGCAGGCTGCGAGTTATTCGGCAGCGCGTCTGAGTCTGCGGATCTGGAAGTCATCAGCCTGATGCTTGAGGCCCTTCGCGTTGCTGGCCTGCCGCACGTCCACCTGGATCTGGCCCACGTGTCCATCTACGAAAGCCTGATTGGCGAGGCTGAATTTGATCGTGATACAAGTGCGGCGATCTTTGATGCTATGGCACGCAAGTCGGTACCTGAACTTGACAGGCTTCTCGGTGACTGCCCGGCAGGATCAGCAGGTGCGCGTCTTCGTGAACTTGCCCGTGTAAGCGGTGGCCCGGAAGCTCTGGCAGAGGCGCGCAGAATACTGAGTGGTGCCTCTGATAACCTGAGCGCAGCTCTCGATCAGTTAGGCCGGGTCGCGGAGATGCTCGAGAGAGACTTTCCGGAAGTCAGTTTCGGTTTCGATTTCTGCGAGCTGCGCGGTTACAACTATCACACTGGCCTGGTGTTTGCCGCTTATGTGCCGGGCCACGGTGATTCCGTTGCCAAGGGTGGCCGTTATGATGCCATTGGCAGTGATTTCGGGCGGGCACGTCCTGCTACAGGGTTCAGCCTGGACATACGGGCGCTGGTAACTCTGGGCGAGCGCTCTGTCAGTGGCAGCAAAGCCGTTTGGGCGCCTGCAGGCGATGATGCAGCGTTGGAGCAGGTGGTCTCGGAGCTGAGGATGACGGAGACCGTTGTCCGGGCACTACCGGAAGACAGCGGAGTGGATCCCTCAACCCGGGGATGTGACCGGAAGCTGGTAAAACAGGGTGATGATTGGGTCGTTCAGACGCTGAGCTGA
- a CDS encoding adenylosuccinate synthase, with the protein MGKNVVVLGTQWGDEGKGKIVDLLTEKVAAVVRFQGGHNAGHTLVIEGKKTALHLIPSGILRQDVQCLIGNGVVVSPEALLKEVRELEASGVAVRDRLRISLACPIILRTHVRIDQARERAKGNDKIGTTGRGIGPAYEDKVSRRGVRLGDLHNPAGFEVKLREIMSYHNFVLTEYFKEDAEDIDAALEELKQMGEEILPMAADVTDLLHGYRKRGQDIMFEGAQGSLLDIDLGTYPFVTSSNTTAGGTATGSGFGPLYLDYVLGITKAYTTRVGSGPFPTELFDEMGQHLAVKGSEVGTTTGRSRRCGWFDAVALRHAIQINSVSGICLTKLDVLDGLETVKVCVGYKTPNGEITRPPIGCDSYRDIEPVYVELPGWSESTFGLTKLEQLPENARAYIQFLEENIEAPIDIISTGPDRVETIILRHPFDG; encoded by the coding sequence ATGGGTAAAAACGTTGTTGTGCTGGGCACCCAGTGGGGTGATGAAGGCAAGGGTAAAATCGTTGATCTGCTGACAGAAAAAGTGGCAGCGGTGGTCCGTTTTCAGGGCGGCCATAACGCGGGCCATACTCTGGTCATAGAAGGCAAGAAAACGGCCCTGCACCTGATTCCCTCCGGTATCCTGCGGCAAGACGTTCAGTGCCTGATTGGTAACGGGGTTGTTGTTTCGCCGGAAGCCCTTCTGAAAGAAGTCCGGGAGCTTGAAGCATCCGGCGTTGCGGTTCGCGACCGGCTGCGTATCAGCCTGGCGTGCCCGATTATCCTGCGCACTCACGTGCGTATTGATCAGGCTCGCGAACGCGCCAAAGGTAATGACAAGATAGGCACCACCGGCCGGGGAATTGGTCCGGCGTACGAAGATAAGGTTTCCCGTCGTGGCGTTCGTCTTGGTGACCTCCACAATCCGGCTGGCTTCGAGGTGAAGCTGCGGGAAATCATGTCTTATCACAACTTTGTACTGACCGAGTACTTCAAGGAAGACGCTGAAGATATCGATGCGGCTCTGGAAGAGCTGAAGCAGATGGGTGAGGAAATTCTGCCTATGGCTGCAGACGTTACCGATTTGCTTCACGGCTATCGCAAGCGTGGGCAGGACATCATGTTTGAAGGTGCCCAAGGGTCCTTGCTGGATATAGATCTCGGGACTTACCCGTTCGTAACCTCATCTAATACTACAGCTGGCGGCACCGCCACGGGCTCTGGTTTTGGCCCTTTGTATCTCGATTACGTGCTGGGCATTACCAAGGCCTACACCACTCGTGTTGGCTCTGGCCCGTTTCCGACTGAGCTTTTTGATGAAATGGGGCAGCATCTGGCGGTCAAAGGCAGTGAGGTTGGTACAACAACCGGTCGTTCCCGCCGTTGTGGCTGGTTTGACGCGGTTGCCCTGCGCCATGCAATTCAGATCAACAGCGTGTCCGGTATCTGCCTGACCAAGCTGGATGTTCTTGATGGGCTGGAAACCGTCAAGGTCTGCGTAGGCTATAAAACGCCTAATGGCGAAATTACCCGCCCACCAATCGGTTGCGACAGCTATAGGGATATCGAGCCGGTATACGTCGAGTTGCCGGGCTGGAGTGAAAGCACATTCGGGCTGACTAAGCTGGAGCAGTTGCCAGAAAATGCCCGAGCTTATATCCAGTTTCTGGAAGAGAATATTGAAGCTCCGATCGATATTATTTCCACCGGTCCTGACCGGGTTGAAACCATTATCCTGCGCCACCCGTTTGACGGCTAA
- the cmoB gene encoding tRNA 5-methoxyuridine(34)/uridine 5-oxyacetic acid(34) synthase CmoB — MSNFDWKTCFGRLLTELDNTGQSSWADSVRSQLTHRFDDNPHGDLGRWQSALDNLPDISGITSELNTSAITLGSAGSLSSNQQQALERGLRGLMPWRKGPFDFFGTHIDTEWRSDWKWDRVSPYLSDLAGRRILDVGCGSGYHCWRMLGEGAERVIGIDPGLLFMFQFLSLKRYLGEVPVDLLPIRMEDLPEGLEAFDTTFSMGVLYHRRSPLDHLLELKGTLRLGGELVLETLIVDGPEGFSLMPEDRYGQMRNVWFLPSCDTLLRWLDRTGFRNARVVDVSETSTDEQRSTDWMRFNSLKDFLDPADPTKTIEGYPGPKRATIIAEKP, encoded by the coding sequence ATGTCGAACTTTGACTGGAAAACCTGTTTTGGGCGGCTATTGACTGAGCTGGATAACACTGGCCAAAGCAGCTGGGCAGATAGTGTCAGAAGCCAGCTGACACACCGCTTTGATGACAACCCCCACGGCGACCTCGGCCGCTGGCAGTCAGCACTGGACAACCTCCCGGATATTTCCGGGATAACATCAGAACTGAACACCTCCGCGATCACCCTCGGCTCAGCAGGCTCCCTGAGCAGTAACCAGCAGCAAGCGCTTGAGCGCGGACTCAGGGGCCTTATGCCGTGGCGCAAGGGGCCCTTCGACTTCTTCGGCACCCACATTGATACCGAATGGCGTTCTGACTGGAAGTGGGACCGGGTATCACCGTACCTTTCAGACCTTGCCGGCCGGCGCATTCTGGACGTAGGTTGTGGCTCGGGTTATCACTGCTGGCGCATGCTGGGCGAAGGTGCAGAACGTGTGATCGGTATTGATCCCGGGCTGCTGTTCATGTTCCAGTTTCTCAGCTTAAAGCGCTATCTGGGAGAGGTTCCGGTCGACCTTCTCCCGATACGTATGGAGGACCTGCCTGAAGGGCTTGAAGCCTTTGACACCACCTTTTCCATGGGCGTGCTTTACCATCGCCGATCGCCTCTCGATCACCTGCTGGAGCTGAAAGGTACGCTGCGCCTGGGAGGAGAACTGGTACTGGAAACTCTGATAGTGGATGGGCCCGAAGGCTTCAGCCTGATGCCCGAAGACCGCTATGGGCAGATGCGCAACGTATGGTTTCTGCCAAGCTGCGACACGCTACTGAGATGGCTGGATCGTACCGGATTCCGCAACGCCCGGGTTGTGGATGTCTCGGAAACCAGCACTGACGAACAGCGCAGCACAGACTGGATGCGCTTCAATTCCCTTAAGGATTTTCTGGACCCGGCAGACCCCACGAAAACCATAGAAGGCTATCCCGGACCAAAGCGCGCCACAATCATTGCAGAGAAACCCTGA